CAGTGATTGCCAACCTCGGTATGAATGCGGTACGCGAAGTCCACAGGCGTTGCCCCCCGACTGAGAGAGACCACATCCCCACTGGGCGTGAACACGTAGACATCTTCGTCAAACAGATTGTCGCGAACGCTTTCGAGGTATTCCTGGGCATCTTTCAGATCGTTTTGCCAATCTAGAAGCTGCCGTAGCCAGGTGAGCTTCTCATCTTCTGCCGTCAGGCGCGTATTGGAATGTCCAGCCTCTTTGTATTTCCAGTGCGCCGCAATTCCATACTCGGCGATGTGGTGCATTTCCAGGGTACGGATTTGCACTTCAATGGGGCGACCGTGGGAACCAATCACAGCGGTATGGAGAGATTGATAGCGGTTCGGCTTAGGTAGCCCGATATAATCCTTGAAACGACCGGGGATCGGACGGAAGATGTCATGAACTACCGCGAGGGCGCGATAACACTCGTCGTTGTTTTCAACAATGATGCGAATGGCGGCTACGTCGTAGATTTCGCGAAATTCCTTTTGTTGCCGCTGCATCTTTTGGTAAATGCCGTAGAGATGTTTCGGACGACCGCTGATGTCTAAACAGTTAATGCCGCTTTGATCGAGGCGTTCCTTCAGCATAGAGGCCACATTTTGGAGGCGAACTTCCCGATCGGCGCGTTTGTCGGATACCAGATCCTGAATGCGGCGATAGTCATCGGGTTCGATGTATTTAAACGCCAAATCTTCAAGCTCCCACTTGAACCGTCCAATCCCTAAACGGTTCGCAAGAGGAGCAAAAATCTCGCGGGTTTCCTGGGCAATACGCCGCCGTTTCTCATCGGGCAAATGCTCTAGGGTACGCATATTGTGAAGGCGATCGGCCAGTTTGACCACAATGACGCGAATATCCTGTGCCATCGCCAAAAACATGCGCCGAAAATTCTCGGCCTGACGCTCAGTTTTGCTGGAGAAGTTGAATTTAGAGAGTTTGGTAACCCCTTCCACAAGTTGACGCACTTCGACCCCAAAGCGTTCTTCAATTTCTTCAGGGGTAACATCAGTATCCTCAACCACGTCGTGCAAGAATCCCGCCGCAATCATGACGGGGCCACCTCCTAATTCGCGCAACAAACCCGCCACGGCTACGGGATGGCAAATGTAAGGTTCTCCTGATGCCCGTCTTTGGCCTTGATGAAGACAGTAGGCAAATTCAAAGGCACGACACACTAACGAATTATCTGGAAGCGATTCTGTCTGTTCTCCCCGATCGCACGATTGTTCTGAAAGCAGGCATTCAGTAAGCCATTGGGGGAGATTGCAGTCAGTAGGATAGGAGGTTGGTACGTTTAAAGAAGTGGCTTCCATGCGTTCATGCCTACGAGGGATTGATAGATATTAATCGATGGTTAGATAACAGCAATAGGGGTTCGACCGAAGATTGGTTTAATATCTGCCGATTCTAGAGCATCGCCAATGGTTCAACATCGGATCATTATGTAGAACTGGGTCAGACATTTAGGAGTTCCCTGGGGGCGATCGCTCTATAAGTCCCATTGTTCTCAGCGAGTGCATGCAAACTGTGAGCATGATGACTGATGATAAGGGAGGAGGAAACGCGGTATGGGTCTTGGTGCAATAAACGAACCAAACCTAACTGCAAACTGCGCTTTGTTGTTCTGCGGTGATGGGGGAGCGTTCCCAATCGCAACGATGGGGGAACCTTTCTTCTATCATATTATTGGTAACGCAGAGCACGAAAACATCAAGTCATGACTTGATTAACAAATGCTTTGAGCGTTGTGCTTCAATGATATCGAATCTGTCCGGTTCAAATCCTCTCAATCGGTTTAGCAGAGAGAACTCCTGGGGGCAGAGTTTCCGTCGGCGGATAACAATCATGGCCTTGGATGATGCAAATTTGTACGCTCCGTTTGGGCGATCGCTCCAGGATTTGCGATCGCAGGTTGTCCAGGCTCACCCGGATATTCGCAATCTTCAGGCAGATTTTCTAACCCTTCAGCAATATTTTCAAACGACGCTTTTGCCGACCGAGTATCCGAACCTGGCTGACTCGGCAGAATCTAAGTTGGTGTCCTACCACGCGGAGATCAGCAAAGAACTGCGGCTGTTGGGCATGGATATTATGTTTTTGCAATCCGCACGGCAGACGATGACGATTCAACAGCGGCAAGCCCAGATACGCGATCGCCTGGATCGGTTAAGGGACTATTGCGATCGCATTGTTGAAGGGTTGGAAACGCTGTGAAGACAATTCGGTAGGATAGGGCTGGTGTCTCACGATGAGGTAGCGATGCTTTTACCCCCCAACCGATACGCGTTGGCGATCCATACCTCAAGCGCCAACCTCGGACTGGCAATGAGCAACTTTAACGGCGAGGTGCGAGGTCAAACCTGGGAGTTGGGACGGGACGTCTCTAACCAGCTTCAGCTTCAGCTTGAGGCATTTTTGTCTCCCCAAACCTGGCAGGATTTAGAGTTTTTGGCGGTATCAATCGGGCCAGGAGGGTTTACCGGAACTCGGATTGGTGTCGTAACGGCGCGAACCTTGGCACAACAGCTTGAGATTCCGATCTTTGGGGTGTCGAGTTTAGCGGCGATTGCATGGCAAACCCATTTGCAATCTCCTGTAGAGGATGGCACCCGGATCGCGGTACAGATGCTCGCTCAGCGAGGACATATTTACGGTGCAATCTATGTAGTGCGTGCCATGCTCAATGATGGCAACACCATGCATTTAGAAACATCGATGCCGGATGCCGTGTTTACCGAAGCGGCATGGCTAGAGGTGCTGAATCAGTGGGACTGTGGGCAAACGATTGTGACCGCTGAGGGCATGGGTGATTCAGCCCTGGCGATGCTGGATTTGGCGTATCAGAACTGGCAAGCGGGCGATCGCCCCAGTTGGGCAGATGTCGTACCTTTCTACGGGTTGAGTCCTGTGTCGTAGATTATCGAAAGATATCAAGCTGCTCGATGGGGTCGTAGTTGGGTGATGCCTCAGACGCACGATTGGACCCTGCATCGTCCGTCGCACCGTTTTTGCCGTTCTTTTTCCCACTCCTGCCTTTTCGCAAGCCCACTGCAATGCGTGAGTGCGTTTCGATCTGGGTCATGACCTGCTTAGCGCGTTGGATCACCGAGGCCGGGAGTCCCGCAAGGCGACCCGCTTCAATGCCATAGGAGCGATCGGCTCCTCCGGGCTGAACTTGGTGCAGGAAGATGATCTGATCGGGCAACTCCTTCACGGTGACTTGGTAGTTGGCAACGTTGGGTAAGAGGGATGCCAGCTCGTTGAGTTCGTGATAGTGGGTGGCAAAGATCGTGCGTGCGCCGATTTCGGTTGCTAAATGTTCGGCCACTGCCCAGGCAATCGAGAGACCGTCGAAGGTGGCGGTTCCCCGTCCGATTTCGTCCAGCAACACGAGCGATCGCGGTGTGGCGTGGTTAAGAATATTCGCCGTTTCGTTCATCTCGACCATAAAGGTGGACTGTCCCGTGGCGAGGTCGTCTACAGCTCCGACACGGGTAAAGATGCGATCGCACACTGCCAGGATTGCACTCCGGGCAGGGACAAAACTCCCAACCTGAGCCATGAGTTGAATTAGCCCAATTTGTCGCAGATAGCAGCTTTTGCCGCTGGCGTTGGGGCCAGTGAGGATAATCAGATCCGGTGCCGAATCCGAAGGGGACGACACCGATTTTCCGAGGGTCGCGCCGTTGGGAACGAAGAAGCCCGCCGGAAGCGATTGTTCTACGACCGGGTGGCGACCGTCGGTGATCCGAATATCACGGCCATCGGTGAGGGTGGGACGGCAGTAGTTTTGGTAGATCGCTACTTCTGCCAGACCTGCTAAAGCATCCACCGAGGCGATCGCCTGGGCTACGGTGCGGATCGCTTCCGCATGGGTACACACCTCTTTGCGGAGTTCTACAAAGAGATCGTATTCCAACTGGTTCAAAGCTTGTCGTGCATGGAGAATCCGGCTTTCCCGTTCCTTAAGTTCGCTGGTGACGTAGCGTTCTTCGTTGGTGAGGGTTTGGCGACGGATGTAGTCGGTGGGGGCTTGCTCGGTTTTGGCACGCGAGATGCTGATGTAGTAGCCAAAGGCTTTGTTGTAGCCAACTTTGAGGGTCGAGATACCCGTCCGCTCTCGTTCCGTGACTTCCAACTGAGCGATCCACTGCTGATCCTCGTCTACCTGCTGCCGTATGTGATCCAGTTGCTCGTTCACCCCCGACCGAATCAAGTTACCCTCGGTGAGGATGATCGGGGGATTGTCGTGGAGATGGGCTTTGAGATGGAGTCCCAGTTTCTCTAGCTCTGGGGGAACCGTCTGTAAAACCGTGAGATAGGGAGACGTGGCTGACGCGACTAGATCCGCGAGATCGGGCAAACGGGCGAGGGAATCAGCCAGGGCAACCAAATCACGGGCGTTTGCAGTTCCCGAACCTGCCCGTCCGGTCAGTCGTTCCAGATCATAGATTTGCTTAAGCAGGTGTTGCAGGGTTTGGCGCAGGGTTCCGTTCGTTACAAGTTCGGCAA
The window above is part of the Synechococcales cyanobacterium T60_A2020_003 genome. Proteins encoded here:
- a CDS encoding bifunctional (p)ppGpp synthetase/guanosine-3',5'-bis(diphosphate) 3'-pyrophosphohydrolase, which encodes MEATSLNVPTSYPTDCNLPQWLTECLLSEQSCDRGEQTESLPDNSLVCRAFEFAYCLHQGQRRASGEPYICHPVAVAGLLRELGGGPVMIAAGFLHDVVEDTDVTPEEIEERFGVEVRQLVEGVTKLSKFNFSSKTERQAENFRRMFLAMAQDIRVIVVKLADRLHNMRTLEHLPDEKRRRIAQETREIFAPLANRLGIGRFKWELEDLAFKYIEPDDYRRIQDLVSDKRADREVRLQNVASMLKERLDQSGINCLDISGRPKHLYGIYQKMQRQQKEFREIYDVAAIRIIVENNDECYRALAVVHDIFRPIPGRFKDYIGLPKPNRYQSLHTAVIGSHGRPIEVQIRTLEMHHIAEYGIAAHWKYKEAGHSNTRLTAEDEKLTWLRQLLDWQNDLKDAQEYLESVRDNLFDEDVYVFTPSGDVVSLSRGATPVDFAYRIHTEVGNHCAGAKVNGRIVTLDTELQNGDIVEILTQKNARPSMDWINFTVTAGARNRIRQWYKRSHRDENIARGRDMLEKELGKQGFEAMLKSAPMQVAAERCNYQSVEDLLAGVGYGETTLNHVINRIRDAIKAQQPIAPAKTDTDLSSEVNITASAFPAPPSTRPSDSPISGIEGLLYHLAGCCNPIPGEPIIGVVTMGSRGISIHRQGCQNLENIPGDRLIPVGWNTDSSGTGNRIQTYPVQIQIEVLDRVGVLKDILSRLSDHNINVRSANVKTAPGQTAIIDLGIDIRDREQLDRTFTQIRKMSDILNLHRVSQVGESGV
- the patD gene encoding heterocyst frequency control protein PatD translates to MALDDANLYAPFGRSLQDLRSQVVQAHPDIRNLQADFLTLQQYFQTTLLPTEYPNLADSAESKLVSYHAEISKELRLLGMDIMFLQSARQTMTIQQRQAQIRDRLDRLRDYCDRIVEGLETL
- the tsaB gene encoding tRNA (adenosine(37)-N6)-threonylcarbamoyltransferase complex dimerization subunit type 1 TsaB — protein: MLLPPNRYALAIHTSSANLGLAMSNFNGEVRGQTWELGRDVSNQLQLQLEAFLSPQTWQDLEFLAVSIGPGGFTGTRIGVVTARTLAQQLEIPIFGVSSLAAIAWQTHLQSPVEDGTRIAVQMLAQRGHIYGAIYVVRAMLNDGNTMHLETSMPDAVFTEAAWLEVLNQWDCGQTIVTAEGMGDSALAMLDLAYQNWQAGDRPSWADVVPFYGLSPVS
- the mutS gene encoding DNA mismatch repair protein MutS; its protein translation is MTDSHPTPNTEPNPTLDIPERLLKHTVRYADYRTIDRTLLTPMFQQYAAVKDQYPNALVLYRIGDFFETFFQDAITIARELELVLTSKEAGKEVGRVPLAGIPHHALERYCAQLVEKGYAIAICDQVEDPATAQGLVRREVTRVITPGTVLEDGMLTARKNNFLVAIALAGNHWGLAYADVSTGEFLTTQSTETEVLVQELMRLQPSEVLIPTNAPDLGGLLRPGEKSPHLPDWLPTQFCYTLRSQLPFEQHEARQRLLQTFRVRSLEGLGCQHLPLAVRAAGGLLEYLEDTQKENPVLLQPLCTYAITEYLVIDHQTRRNLEITQTSRDGTFHGSLLWAIDRTTTAMGGRLLRRWILQPLLDLQAIGDRQETIAELVTNGTLRQTLQHLLKQIYDLERLTGRAGSGTANARDLVALADSLARLPDLADLVASATSPYLTVLQTVPPELEKLGLHLKAHLHDNPPIILTEGNLIRSGVNEQLDHIRQQVDEDQQWIAQLEVTERERTGISTLKVGYNKAFGYYISISRAKTEQAPTDYIRRQTLTNEERYVTSELKERESRILHARQALNQLEYDLFVELRKEVCTHAEAIRTVAQAIASVDALAGLAEVAIYQNYCRPTLTDGRDIRITDGRHPVVEQSLPAGFFVPNGATLGKSVSSPSDSAPDLIILTGPNASGKSCYLRQIGLIQLMAQVGSFVPARSAILAVCDRIFTRVGAVDDLATGQSTFMVEMNETANILNHATPRSLVLLDEIGRGTATFDGLSIAWAVAEHLATEIGARTIFATHYHELNELASLLPNVANYQVTVKELPDQIIFLHQVQPGGADRSYGIEAGRLAGLPASVIQRAKQVMTQIETHSRIAVGLRKGRSGKKNGKNGATDDAGSNRASEASPNYDPIEQLDIFR